In Edaphobacter aggregans, the sequence TCGTTGCAACCATCTACGGCGTCGCACTGGCGAACCTCATCTGTCTGCCGGTAGCAGGCAAATTGAAGATCCGTCATCGCGAGGAGCAGATGATCAAGGAGATGATGCTCGAAGGCGTCATCTCCATCCTTGAAGGAATGAATCCGCGCATGATCGAGACCAAGCTCCGCACATTTCTCTTCGATAGCAAACCGGATGCAAAGCCAGTAGAGGCCACAACATGAGCCGCAAGAAAAAACACGAGCACGTCAACCACGAGCGCTGGCTCGTCTCCTACGCGGACTTCATCACCCTGCTATTCGCCTTCTTCGTCGTTCTGTTTGCCTCCAGCCAATCGGACAAGAAGAAACAGATCCAGATCTCAACGGCGATGCAAGCAGCCTTTAAGCCGCTTGGGATCTTCGAATCGCACTCAAAGACTCCCGCGCTGACCGACGTCAGCAACGCCGCAGCAAATGTGCCGCCTGCCGCACTGACGCTGCCTCTGACTTCAGCTGGCACGGAGTCACCCGAAGAGACAGAGAAGCATCTTTCGCAGTGGCTACAAGCAAAGATCGCGGCCGGCCTGATTGCGCCAGGAAGCGTCACAATGCGCATCACAGGGGAAGGACTGGTGATCTCCTTGCACGAGGCGGGATTCTTCCCCTCGGGATCAGCCGAAGTGCGCCCCGCGTCGCTCCCAATGTTAATGAGCCTTGCTGCCACTCTGTCTTCAGGCCCACTCCGAGTCGAGGGGCACACCGACAATGTACCGATTCACACGGCGCAGTTCGCCACGAACTGGGAGCTTTCAACGGCACGGGCAAGCGCAATCGCTCGGCTGCTGCTCGAACATGGCTCGATTGATCCTGCGTCTCTATCAGCTGCCGGTTATGCCGAGTTTCATCCAGTAGCTGACAACTCAACAGAGTTGGGACGCGCGCAGAACCGCCGCGTCGACGTCATTCTTTTGCGACGCCCAGCACTTTCACGATGACCCGCTTCCGGCGCTGACCATCGAACTCGGCGTAGAAGATGCGCTGCCACGTTCCAAGGTCGAGCCTCCCTTTGGTCACCGGCAAGGTCGTCTCGTGGTGCAGTAGCAATGCTTTGAGGTGCGCGTCAGCGTTGTCTTCGCCGGTGCGATGATGCTTGTAGTCTGGCTTGGCCGGAGCGAGTCTTTCGAGCCACGTACTGATATCTTCGATCAGACCGTCTTCATGATCGTTGACGTAGATGGCCGCGGTAATGTGCATCGGAGAGACGAAGCAGAGCCCATCGTCTATACCGCTGCGACGCACGATCTCGTCAACCTGTGGCGTAATGTGAACCATCTCATAACGCTCTTCCGTATTGAAGGTCAGGTATTCGGTATGAGCTTTCATATTTGCCATGTTCGTTGCATCCCCTTAGATCAATTTATAAATCTTGCGAGTCGCCTTTTAGATTTACACTCGAATTATTGGATCACGGTCTGCTGTGCGGATCGTCTAACGACACAACGATGAGAAAGACTTTCTACAGCATCGTAGCGATTGTTTGCCTGCTTACATTGTTTGTCGGCTCGACTTGCGTGCTCGCGACCGCTCAAGGTGCCGTCTCAATAGCCGAACATCAGCAAGGTCCCTGCAGTCACTGCACAAAGCATGCGCCGACAAGGCAGGACACGAACAACTGCTGTGTCGCGCATCATCAACCCGGCTCAACGACTGCATGGACAGAGGTGGAACAACCCGCCGCTGCATCCGTAGTCGACATTCATGATCCCCTATCGCTCACCGCACCCATCGCTCCTGCCTGGAACAGTTTTACCTCCCCTCCCCCAAACCCTCCTCGTATAACCCTTCGAATCTGATTCCCACTCCTGACTCTTCGCCATACTGCGACGTTCGTTAGCGTCGCTCGCGAATCGATGCATCTTCAGGAGAAATACCCGCTATGCCCCGTAGCCTGTCTACGACCTTGCTCTTATTTGCGTTTCTGTCGCGCGTTGTCGTTTCCCACGCACAGCAGCCGACGATGCCGGACATGCCCGGAATGGATATGGGTTCGATGCATCACGATCAACCCCAAGCTCCCATGAACATGATGATGCAGCCCGCCAACCTGATCGAGGCACAATTGAATCATCTCTCGTCCGGTACGAGCATCGAGCCCACATCAACCCCAATGCACATGATCATGTCGCACCGAGCCGGTTGGATGCTGATGCTCCACGGCACAGCCTTCGTCGCCAACATACAGCAGCAGGCTAGTGAGCCACAGGCCGATGCTGAGACCGGCGAGACTCAAGCACGGCGCGGCGGGAACAAATTTTTCTCGACCAACTGGATCATGCCGATGGCGATGCGGCAAGTCGGGCCCGGACAGCTTACGCTCCGTGCAATGTTCTCGCTCGAACCAGCGACGATCACCGACCGCCAGTATCCGTTGCTCCTCCAGCAGGGCGAGACAGCCTTCGGCAAGCCGATCATCGACGGACAACACCCCCATAACTTCTTCATGGAGGTCGCCGCCCTCTATGACATCCGCACAAGCGAACACACCCTACTAAGCTTCTACGCCGCACCGGTCGGCGATCCCGCGATTGGACCAACCGCCTACCCTCATCGCATATCGGCATCAGAGAACCCTGTCGCAGCACTGGGCCACCACCAGCAGGACTCCACCCACATCGCATTCAACGTATTGACCGCAGGGTTCACCTGGCGCAGCCTCCGCATAGAAGGATCAGGCTTTCACGGAGGAGAGCCGGGCGAGCAGCGCTGGCAGTTTCAGCCGTCACCGAACGGGCTAGCCATCGACAGCTACTCGACACGCATAACATTCTCCCCATCGCCAAACTGGAGCGGCCAATACTCGATCGCGCATATCACCAGCCCCGAAGCCCTCTACCCCGGCGAAGACCAGCAGCGGCAAACAGCATCGGCGATGTACAACCGACCCTTCGGCGCAAAGGACAGCAACGGCAACAGCTCGGGCAACTGGGCAAGCACACTCCTCTGGGGACGAACCCGTTCACTCTCCGACAACGCCAAGACAAACAGCTACCTCGCCGAGTCACTCGTAAAATTCGCGAGCCGCAATTACGCCTGGACACGG encodes:
- a CDS encoding secondary thiamine-phosphate synthase enzyme YjbQ, producing the protein MANMKAHTEYLTFNTEERYEMVHITPQVDEIVRRSGIDDGLCFVSPMHITAAIYVNDHEDGLIEDISTWLERLAPAKPDYKHHRTGEDNADAHLKALLLHHETTLPVTKGRLDLGTWQRIFYAEFDGQRRKRVIVKVLGVAKE
- a CDS encoding flagellar motor protein MotB, which codes for MSRKKKHEHVNHERWLVSYADFITLLFAFFVVLFASSQSDKKKQIQISTAMQAAFKPLGIFESHSKTPALTDVSNAAANVPPAALTLPLTSAGTESPEETEKHLSQWLQAKIAAGLIAPGSVTMRITGEGLVISLHEAGFFPSGSAEVRPASLPMLMSLAATLSSGPLRVEGHTDNVPIHTAQFATNWELSTARASAIARLLLEHGSIDPASLSAAGYAEFHPVADNSTELGRAQNRRVDVILLRRPALSR